AACTTAAACTATGTTGGTAATGTTGTAACTATTTCATTCGACGAAACCAGCACTTTCGAAGATGTGGCTTTAATTGCTAAAATCTTTGCAAAAGTTAAAGCTATCGCTGCCGATCAGGTTGAAGTGGTCGAAAATGTAGAAACCGTTATCCCGACTGCTTTACAACGTACTTCAGCTTATTTAACACACCCAATTTTTAACTCGCACCATTCAGAACATGAAATGTTGCGTTATATCAAATCATTGGAAGCAAAAGATTTATCGCTTTGCCATTCGATGATTGCTTTGGGTAGCTGTACCATGAAATTAAATGCTACCGCAGAAATGATCCCAGTTACCTGGTCTCACTTCGGTCGCATCCACCCATTTGCACCTGCAGATCAGGTATTGGGCTACTATTCGGTTTTCAACGAGCTTGATAAATGGTTAAGCGAAATTACTGGTTTTGCAGCCATGAGTTTACAGCCAAATGCTGGTGCTCAGGGCGAATACGCTGGTTTAATGGTTATCCGTGCTTATCACCACGATAGAGGCGATTTCCACCGTAACGTAGCGTTAATTCCTGCTTCAGCGCACGGAACTAACCCTGCTTCTGCAGCAATGGCTGATATGAAAATTGTGGTGGTTAAATCTTTAGAAAACGGTAACATTGATGTTGAAGATTTAAAAGCAAAAGCAGAATTACATAAAGACAACCTATCGTGTTTAATGGTAACTTATCCATCAACTCACGGTGTATTCGAAGAAAGTATTATCGAAATCTGCGAAACCATCCACGCTAACGGTGGACAGGTTTATATGGATGGTGCAAACATGAATGCACAGGTTGGATTAACTAGTCCGGCCAATATCGGTGCCGATGTTTGTCACTTAAACCTGCACAAAACTTTCTGTATCCCTCACGGCGGTGGTGGTCCGGGTATGGGCCCTATCGGTGTGGCCAAACACCTGGTACCTTATCTTCCAGGCCATGCTGTGGTTGATATCGACAAAGGAAAATCTATTTCTGCCGTTTCATCTGCACCTTGGGGTTCGGCTTCGATCTTGATTATCTCTCATGCATACATCGCCATGATGGGTGCTGAAGGATTAACTAATGCTACTAAATATGCCATTTTAAACGCTAACTATATGAAAGCGCGTTTAGAACAACACTATCCGGTGCTTTATTCAGGCGCTCAGGGTCGTTGCGCACACGAGATGATTTTAGATTGCCGTTCGTTCAAAGCTTTCGGAATCGAAGTTACAGATATTGCAAAACGTTTAATGGACTACGGTTTCCACGCGCCAACCGTTTCATTCCCGGTTGCCGGCACTTTGATGGTTGAGCCTACAGAATCAGAACCTAAACACGAGTTAGACCGTTTCTGTGATGCTTTGATCGCCATTAAAAACGAGATTACTTCGGTAGAAAACGGTACTTTCGATAAAGTTGATAACCCATTAAAGAATGCTCCACATACGGTTTCGGTAATTACGGCTAACGAATGGGATCATGCTTATAGCCGTCAAACTGCTGCATTCCCACTTCCTTATGTGTTAGAGCGCAAGTTCTGGCCATCAGTTGGTCGTGTTAATGATAGCCATGGCGATAGGGCTTTAATCTGTGCTTGTCCGCCGATTGAGAGTTATTTAGAAGAGATCGTTCCGTAGTTTGCCTTTCTCGTCATTGCGAGGAGGAACTACGTGGCAATCTATTTAGATAAATCATCTGCAAGTTTTATGGATTCATTTCATAAAACTTGCAGATTTTTTTTGGAAATGAGTGTCGGTTTTCATCGGCGGCTGTGGTCCTGTCATTCGTTTCATTTTTTTGTTTTGTGGATACCTTATTATCGCCATTGCGAGGAGCCACGACGAAACAATTTTTTACTGTAAGTGTAAACAAAAAAGGATTTTAGCTGCTGTCTCTTAGGTTTAGGGATGGAGGAAGGGCATTTAACTAAGCTGTTGCTTTATTTAATTATAATTTAGCCGCTTTTGACCCCATTTCATCTGCTTCTTTTTCTAAACCAGCATCGTCATTAACAATTGTGTCAGATTTTAATTGTACTGTTGCTTTAACCCGACCTTGTTTTTGTTCTACTACATGCCATGCCTCATGTGGTAAATGTTCTTCTTGGTCTTGAGCTATGTGAATATCCGCGCCTTGTGCATAGGTCGAAGCAGCTAATTGTGCAGGTTTATCAGAATTGAAATGAACACGAACATTATCCATCGAAATGCCCGAAAGTGCTTCAATGCCATTTTTTAAATTATCGGGTAAATTTTTCTTAGCCATGGTATAAATTTATAAAATAAATGGTTGCTATCACCAATAAGAACAGGAGCAAACGTCATTAATTGAATTAACAGATTCTAGTTAGTACGTATCAATAAGATATCACCTCATGCACCATAACAAAATTGAATACCGAGACTGTCAATCTTTAAATGATGAATATTTTTGATGCTATTCTTTTCAATTTTAATTTCGTTGAAGTTATCAGTTGAAAATGGAATGCCATTTATAACAATCATTTTAATCTCTTTTGTAGAATTTACTTCTGTAACCATTTTGGCAAGTTCTATATACTTTCTAGCAGTATCATTTTGGTTAACCAAAATAGTTTTCTGACGTTTTAAAAGAATCGTTTTTTAATGTTATTCCTATCTAAAAAATAAAATTCTGGATTGATTATGACATCATTTAGTTTAACCACAAAGCCCCGTTTGTAATATTTATCAATCCGATCTTCTTTAGATTAAATTACTCTTTTACTACATCCTGCTAAAAGAAAAATTAACATTATTGAAAATAAAATTGTTTGCTTTTCATTGTAGGATATTAACTTTTACCAGGTATCTTTTATCCTAGCCATTATTCAGAATAGGCTATTAATTAAGGTTACACTAGAAAAACACATAAGCGGCGTTCCTATTTGAATAAACCTTCAGAATTAACATTATAACCTAAAACTTTAATCTGATCGTTTTCTGCGGTTAAGGTAACGGTTTCTTTTGCCTGAAATTTTGCCCTTTCTACCACATAATATAGTACATAATTTGCAGATGGATTTGAGCCTCTGATTACTTTCGTTTCCCAGTGATCTAATTTTTTGCTTTTTATTTCGCCTAACTTGTTTACAGTTCCGGTTAAATAGTCATTTAACTTTTGTGTGCTGGTTACTGCTTTAAATTGATTGCTAAGGATCGGACTTAATTTTTTCAAATCTTTTTGCTGAAGTAAAGCGTAAAACTGTTCGGCTACTTTCTCCCCTTCTTTTTTATCTTCCTCGCGGTTTAAATATGTACTGTTGAAATTACAGCCTGTTGCAATAAATAATAAGCTGAATAAATATAACGAGGCGTAAATTCTATTTTTCATAAGCGTTTAATATTATTTTCTAAATATATAATATTATTTTTTCTATGAATATTATAAAATAAAATTAAGCATGATAGGTAAGTAGTAAATATTTGCATTTTTTAAACAATGGTAAGGAAACCCTATGCTTTAAATCTTTTATCCTCCACTTTTAGTGCAAATTCACATAAAAAAGTAAACAAATTAAACCTTTGTTACAATTCTACAGTCAATAGAATGATTTTAGATAAATCCGATTATTTTTGAAAAACTTAACATAGGTCAACAACAAGAGATCGGGAGTTCATCTATATTTGTATCAAATTTTAAAAAAACCAGAAAATGAAATTAAAAATTAGCTCAATTTTTTTATTAGTGGCAGTAGTAGCATTGTCAGCTTTTAAAAACCCAACTAAACCAGTAACTTATACTGTAGATGCAGCAAAATCGACCATTACTTGGGTTGGTAAAAAAGTAACAGGTTCTCACAACGGAACTGTAGCTTTACAATCAGGTACTTTAGCCGTTAATGGTAAAAGTGTAACTGGTGGTACATTTGTAATTGATATGGCTTCAATTAAAGATGCTGATGGCAGCGCAAAATTAGAAGGTCACTTAAAAGCAGACGATTTCTTCGGTACAGCTAAATTCCCAACTTCAACTTTCGTAATTACTAAAGTTGCTGGTTCAGGTTCAAACGTAACTGTAACAGGTAATTTAACCATCAAAGGTATTACTAAACCATTGAGCTTCCCTGCAACCGTAACCGTTAATGCAGATGGTACAGTTTCGGCTTTAGCTGGTAAAATCGTTGTTGATAGAACTAAATATGACATCAAATATGGTTCTAAATCATTCTTCGATAGCATTGGCGACAAAGCAATTGATGATAACTTCGAGTTAGCTGTTAAATTGGTAGCTAAAAAATAATTTTTCCAGTCTCGGAAAATAGAAGCCTCGACTTTCGTCTGGGCTTTTTTTGTTTAACCGCAAAGTATGCAGAGTTTTACGCAAAGAGCGCTAAGCTTTTACCGCAGAGTGCATTGAGTTTTACACAGAGGAAAACAGAGGCTTTATAGTTATAAGCACCCAGCTCTGTAATCTTTGTGGTAAAAAGAAACTCTGCGTACTTTGCGTTTCCTCTTTGCGTAATTTGCGGTAAAAAACGGGTAGACTTATCTTATCTTAAACCCACCTTCAACTTCATCTACAAATCCTGTTGCGGCACTTTTACCATGGTAAAACAAACATTCCCAGTTTTCTTCTGCGGCTCTTTTTCCAAATTCTTTTCTTAATTCCATCGCTTTGCGACCGTCGAAATCGTATTTGGCAATAAAGTTTTTAACCAGTTCTTCAGGTTCTGGCAATACATCGCCACCAAAAAATACTTTCTGTTTGCCTTCGGTTAAAAGGAAAACCTGGTGGTTAGGGCAGTGTGCTCCTGTAAATTCGTAAGTAATGGTTTCATCCAATGCGCCATCGCCCTCTACAAATCTTAATTGTGCGTTGCGCTGCACAAAATCGAAAATATCGCTATGGTAAGAAGAAGAAGTGCTGCTAAAAGCCGTTTCCCATTCGCCTCGGTTAATAACATACTCTGCATCGGGGAAACTTAATTCCACTTTGTTGTTGCCTTGTTTGTGGATCATACCGCCTGAGTGGTCGTAATGTAAGTGCGACATTAAAACCTTGGTTACATCGGTTGGATCGAAACCTGCATTGCGGATGTTTTTATGTAAAATCAGCTCCCCATGGTCATCACTAAATCCTAAACCCGTATCAAAAAGAATCAGATCATTCTTTAATTCAACTAAAAATGGCTGAACATTGATAAATAGCGATGCGGGCCTGTCTTTATAACTGTGTATAGCTGGGTCGAAAGGCACAAATTTCTTTGTTGCATCAACAGAATAGGTTCCTTCGAATAAGGTGTAAACTTGCAAAATGTAAATCTTTAATGTTTGTACAAAGGTAACAATCTAAAATTGAGTATTTGTTTTAGTAAAAGCTTGGATACTTCCTTTTTTTGTAAAATATGATGCTTAAATTTCAAGCATGAATCTTCGAATCTTAATTCTGCTGCTGGCTATCAGTTTTTCTACATCGTTAAAAGCACAGCAAAAACCAAATGTAATTATTGTATTAGCAGATGATATGGGCTATGCCGATATTTCATGTTATGGAAGTCCGTTGATAAAAACACCGTTTTTGGATGGAATGGCAGCGAAAGGAATAAAAGCCACAAACTTTGTAACTACCTCGCCAACCTGTACACCCTCAAGGGCATCGTTACTAACAGGTAGGTATTGCAGCAGGATGGATTTACCATGGCCTATTGGTCCGGGCGATAAACGCGGAATACCCGAAGATGAAATTACCATTGCACAGCTGCTTAAACAATCGGGTTATGCCACTGCCTTGGTTGGCAAATGGCATTTGGGCGACTATGGGGTATCGTTGCCAAATAAAAAAGGTTTTGATGAATTTTACGGCCTTTTATATAGCCACGATTATAGAGCACCTTATGTAAAAACCGATACCACAATCAAGATTTTCAGAAATACCAAACCAGAAATTTATAAACCACACGATAGCATTTTAACTAGTTCTTATACTCGAGAATCGATTAAATTTATTAAAAAAAGTGTCGCGGAGAAGAAACCGTTTTTTCTTTATTTAGCGCAAAATATGCCTCATTTGCCTGTTGCTTTTGCCGCGCAAAAAAGTAGAAAAAGACCTTCTGCAGGAGGCGAATTGGGCGATGTGATCGAAGATATAGACGCAGGTTTAGCGGAAATATGGAAACAGGTAGTTGCTTCTGGCCAGGCCGATAACACCATTTTCATCTTTACCAGTGATAATGGCCCATGGATTAATGCACCACAGCGCATGTACGATGATGGTTTTACCAAATTTTACCATGTAGGTTCTGCAGGAATTTTTAGGGGATCTAAAGGCATCTCCTATGAAGGTGGTCACCGTGTGCCGTTTATTGTTTATTGGAAAGGTCATACGCTTAACAATACCCAGTTAACCAAACCCATTTCTAATCTCGATGTTTTTCCTACGTTGGCCGAATGGACCAAGACTAAACTTCCGCAGAAAGTATATGATGGCGAGTCTATCTCTGGTTTGTTAACCAACAAAAATGATCATAAAAAGCACCGCCCAATCTACTATCATAATTATGTTTTAGAAGGTGTAAAAGATGGCGATTGGAAATTGAGGATTACTAAAAAGGATGATAAGGAGCTGAGCGAGCTTTACAATTTATCATGGGATCCGGCAGAGCGGGTAAACTTAATTGATGATGCAAAATATGCCAATCAGAAAGCACATTTGATGAAACTTTATCAGGCCTATCCCGGGGACTCTAAATAAATTTGATTTTAGTTCTTAGTGGCTTTATTAATTTTTTTCCGCAGATTTAATGGGATTTATTTAAGTTCCAATAATCTATGTGCCTTTTCTGCAAAATCTGTGGGAAACAACCCGAGTTAGGATTGCTACCATATCCAATTAAAATGTATATTTACTGTTCGGAGACAGAATTAAATGGAAAAAAGATGGGTGCTGGCATCGGATTGTAATGATGCCACGGTAATTAAAATAGCAGAACAACTCAACATAGATCGCTCACTTGCACAGATACTTGTGCAGCGGAATATTTGCGATTTTGATCAGGCGAAAGATTTCTTTAGACCAGATCTTGATCATCTCCATAATCCTTTTTTAATGAAGGATATGGATGTTGCTATTGCCCGTATCGAAACGGCTCTGGCCACGCAGGAAAAAATACTGATCTACGGCGATTATGATGTAGATGGTACAACATCGGTGGCACTGGCCTTTAGTTTCTTTTCGCAGCTTACCGAAAATATAGAATATTACATTCCAGATCGCTACTTAGAGGGCTATGGTATTTCTACTGCAGGTATTGATTATGCGAGTGAAAATGGATTCTCTCTGATTATAGCGTTAGATTGTGGTATAAAGTCAGTTGATAAAATCGATTATGCCAATACACTGGGTGTTGATTTTATTATCTGTGATCACCACTTACCAGGGGATGTATTGCCTCAGGCCATTGCTATTTTAGACCCTAAACGCTCAGATTGCGTATATCCTTTTAAAGAGCTTGCCGGTTGTGGCATTGGTTTTAAACTAGCGCAGGCCTATGCTCAAAAACATCAGCTCCCCAAAGAAACTTACCTGCGATATTTAGATCTGGTGATGGTGAGCATCGCTGCCGATATTGTTCCTGTTGTTGGCGAAAACCGAATTTTAGCCTATTACGGTTTAAAAAAATTAAATACCAACCCTTGCGAAGGTTTGCGTGCCCTAATGGAAGTTTCGGGTAAAACCGAAAACTATAGCATTACCGATGTAGTTTTTACCTTAGGCCCACGCATTAATGCCGCCGGAAGGATAGACCATGCCAAACATGCGGTTGCCATGTTACTTTGCCAGGTAGATGGAAACGCACTAGAGCAAAGCGAACTAATAAACCTTAAAAATACTGAGCGTAAAACTTACGATCAGGACATTACCCGCGAGGCCTTGGCTTTAATTGGCGAAAGTGATATCCTGATCAATAAAAAAACGACTGTTGTATTTAACGAAAACTGGCATAAAGGCGTAATCGGAATCGTAGCATCGCGCTTAACTGAAAAATATTATCGTCCAACAATTGTATTAACAAAGTCTAACGGACATGTAGCAGGTTCTTGCCGATCGGTAGTTGGTTTTGACTTATACGAAGCTTTAAGCGGTTGCGCAGATTTATTGGATCAATATGGCGGGCATAAATTTGCTGCAGGGCTAACTATGCAGCAACATAATGTAGATGCCTTTGCCAAAAAATTTGAAGAAATTGTATCGGCAAGTATTACGGAAGAGCTACTTACACCGATGATCAGGATTGATGCTGAAATCGAACTGGCGCAGATAGATGGTAAATTCTATCGGGTTTTATCACAAATGGGACCATTTGGTCCTGAAAATATGGCGCCTATATTTGTTACCCATAATGTATATCTCGCACAACATGCCATGGCAGTTGGTCAAAATCATTTAAAAATTAATATAAAACAACAAAATTCGCCTATTTTTGAAGGCATTGCATTCGGGTTGGCCGAATTTCAAAATCTTTTACAACCAAAAGTGCCATTTTCAATTTGTTATACGTTAGAAGAAAACGTATGGAGAGATAAGAAACGTTTGCAGTTAAACATTAAAGGAATAAAAGTTAATTAACTATAAAATAAATCGTCATGCTGAACTTGATTCAGCATCTAAAATTGAAGATCCTGAAATAAATTCAGGATGACGGATGAATCGATATATGATATTAAGAGCCGAAAATCTCGTTAAAAAATATAAACAGCGTACTGTTGTAAACAATGTTTCCTTTAACGTAAGTCAGGGGGAAATTGTTGGTCTTTTAGGTCCTAATGGGGCTGGAAAAACAACATCATTTTACATGATTGTGGGACTGATCAAACCAAATGAGGGGCGTATCTTTTTAGAGGAAGAAGACATTACAGAAGATCCGATGTACCGCAGGGCACAAAAAGGCATCGGCTATTTGGCTCAGGAAGCATCGGTTTTTAGAAAACTTACTGTTGAGGATAATATCCTGGCCATTTTAGAAATGAGCAAATTGACCAAGGAAGAACAACGTGATAAACTTGAAGAACTAATCAACGAGTTTAGTTTACATAAAGTGCGTAAAAACCGTGGCGATTTATTATCAGGTGGAGAACGTCGCCGTACCGAAATTGCCCGTGCTTTAGCTGCCAATCCCAATTTTATTTTATTGGACGAACCTTTTGCTGGTGTAGATCCAATTGCGGTAGAGGAAATCCAGAGTATTGTTGCCAAACTGAAACATAAAAATATAGGAATCTTAATTACCGATCACAACGTACAAGAAACACTTTCGATTACCGATAGGGCTTATCTGCTTTTTGAAGGTAAAATTCTAGAACAGGGGGTTCCCGAAGTGCTTGCCGAGAACGAGATGGTAAGAAAAGTTTATCTTGGATCGAACTTTGTGCTGAAACGTAAGAAATTTGATGTTTAATATTAACCAGTTCTTATCACAGGTTTCGAAAATAAAGATGATAAACTCAGCTAAAACTATTTCAGGTAAAGAGGGCAGATTATTGTTGCAACAAAAACAACAACATCCGTGTTTATCTGTCAACATCTGTGGTAAAAATCAGCTGTTTATTTTTTAATATGGCAATTGTAAATTCAATTTTTACCTGGTTAATGAAAAAGCGGATCCACCAGATCGAGCTTTTTATGAAATATCCATACGATGTTCAGGAAGAGTGGTTCCATAATTTGATTGATAGTGCAGAAAATACCGAATGGGGCAAACTGTACGATTATAAAACCATTTTAACTCCACAACAATACAAGGAGCGTGTTCCGATCCAAAACTACGATACTCTAAAGCCTTACATTGAGCGTATGCTTAATGGCGAACAGAATATTCTATGGCCTTCTGATATCAAATGGTTTGCAAAATCATCGGGTACCACAAGCGACAGAAGTAAATTTATCCCCGTTTCTCCAGAATCATTGGAAGAATGCCACTTTAAAGGCGGCAAGGATATGCTTTCTATCTACTGCAATAACCGCCCCGATAACCAGATGTTTACCGGAAAAGGTTTGGTTTTAGGGGGAAGCCACCAGGTTAATCAGTTAAACGAAGATTGTTTCTATGGTGATTTATCGGCGGTACTGATCAAAAATCTGCCAATCTGGGCCGAATATTACCGCACGCCTGATATGTCTATCGCTTTAATGGATAATTACGAAATCAAGATGGATAGAATGGCCGAGGCCACCATCACTGAAAACGTAACCAGCATTTCTGGCGTACCAACCTGGACCATGGTACTGGCCAAAAAGGTGCTCGAACTTACCGGGAAACAGAATTTATTGGAAGTTTGGCCAAATCTCGAATTGTATATCCATGGTGCGGTAAACTTCGCACCTTATCGTGAACAGTTTAAACAGCTCATCCCATCTGCTGAGATGTATTATCTGGAAACTTATAATGCATCCGAAGGGTTTTTCGGCATTCAGGATCAGGATAACTCAGAAGAAATGTTGCTGATGCTCGATTATGGTATTTTCTATGAGTTTGTGCCGATGGAGTATATCTGTGAAGAAAATCCTAAAGCACTATTGTTGGGCGAAGTAGAACTGCATAAAAATTATGCTATCGTAATCTCTACAAATGGTGGCTTATGGCGTTATATGATCGGCGATACCATTCAATTTACTTCACTTTCTCCCTACCGCATTAAAATTACCGGACGTACCAAACATTTTATCAATGCCTTTGGCGAAGAAGTGATTATAGACAATGCAGAACAGGCCTTAACCAAAGCTTGCCAGGAAACCGGTGCCGAAATAAAAGATTATACCGCCGGACCGATTTACTTTAAAGATGAAAAAGCGGGTGGGCACGAATGGATTATCGAATTCGATAAGCAACCCAATGATTTTGAAAAATTTGTTGATGTAATGGATCAGACCTTACGTGAGGTTAACTCTGATTACGATGCCAAACGTTTTAAAGATATGGCTTTGGCCCGTCCTAAAGTGCATAATGCACCTGCCAATACTTTTTATAATTGGCTAAAGGCAAAAGATAAACTCGGCGGGCAGCATAAAGTGCCACGCCTGGCTAATGAGCGGAAATATGTTGATGATATTTTGGAGATGATGAAGTCTTCTTAAATTTAATAAATCTCATTTAGGCATGTCAGTCTGAGCCTGTCGAAGACCTTATAAAGGCAATCAACAAAGCTCAATGTGACTTTAGTATATTTGATAACGCTGCTCAATAATGAAAAACATCCTCATCTTATTTACGCTTAGGATCATGAGTTATTACTGTTTAACAAAATAGATGAAAAGCTTTAGCTATAAACGTGTGGCCTGGCTACTGTTTTTTGCCTATTTCTTTATATTAATGGTGCAGATTACTTTACGGTATATCCCACTAAATAGTGAAGTGTCTTTTCTGCAGATTAAACAGACCGAAGTTTCAGGGATCAAAGCTTATCTTCCCATATTTTACATTCATGTCTATAGTGCCATATTTGTGCTGCTGGCTGGTTTTACGCAGTTTAATCCTAAAATTTTAGCTAAATATCCCAAAGTACATAAATGGCTGGGCTACTTGTATGCAGGCTTTGTGTTGTTACTTGCCGCACCATCTGGCGTTTTTATCGGCTGGTTTGCAAATGGCGGTTTAATAGCTAAAACCTCATTTGTTATTTTAGGTGTTTTATGGTTCTGGTTTACCTTAAAGGCGGTTCTTCTTATTTTGAAACGGAAGATCTCTGACCATAAAAAGTTTATGTACCGCAGTTTTGCTTTGGCAACTTCAGCCATCACCTTAAGGTTGTGGAAAGTTATTTTAGTATATTTATTTCATCCGGCACCAATGGATGTTTACCAGATTATAGCTTGGTTAGGCTGGATACCCAATTTATTAATTGCCGAATGGCTCATTAAACGGAAAATAATTTAATTGATGAAAAGGATCTTATTATTAGCGCTGTTCCCATTTTTGATGCTCTCTTGTAGGGATACTAAAAAAACAAATGAACAAAAAAAGGCTGTTGAGGTAGCTCAACCGGAAATCCACAAGGAACTCTATGGCTTTTGGGTTGGCGATTTTTACACAATAGATGAGTCGGAATACGAAGGAGATATGTCTGATGCTGTCAAAAAACTGAATATCAACATAAAAAAGATAACCAAAGATACGGTGATTGCACAAAGTGTGGTTTCGGGAAACAGCCGCCCATTATTGGGTAAACTATCTGACGATGGTGGGAAAATCACTTTTGTGTTAGATGAACCTGGCAGCGATAAGTACGATGGGAAGTTTGAAATCACTCTAGTTGGCGATACCCTAATCGGCAAATGGAACGCCTATAAAACCGAATTGAAATGGCCCGAAAGGCAGTTTAAACTCGTTAAAAAGGCATTTACTTACAATGCTAACTTAATGTTGCCAAGCGAAAGCAGTTATGTAGACTGGAGCGATCATAAAATGATAAAAAGAGTGGATACTGCTGAAGACGGAAAAATAGATACCCTAGAGGCAAATGCTTTTTACAGAAGTGCTTCCGATCAGATTTTTAAATTAAATGCTTCAACCACTATGCTCAAAGAAGAAGATGTAAAAAATTTAAGAAAACTAGATCTGCAGATTATTAAAAATACCATTTTCGCCAGACATGGTTATGCTTTTAAAAAACAAACTTTTAGAAATTTTTTCGATCCTGTAGAATGGTATGTTCCTGTTAAAAACAACGTTGATAATGATTTAACATCGATAGAAAATAAAAATATCAAGTTATTAGACCGTTTTACTAAATACGCGGAAGACAATTATGATGCTTTTGGCCGTTAATTTGTAAAGGATTAACTATGAAATTGAACAGGGAAAAAATATTGGGTTTCTTCAAAAAATCGCAAAGCAAAGCTTCGGTGATCTTAAGTGATAAAACCAAAGCCAGTAATACGATTAAAGATGCGCTTGGTAAGGCGGTAACCAATAAAGGCGATTTAGAAGGGGTTTGGGCCAAGCTGGTATTGCTGTTCGCTGTATCTAAAGATTATGTGAACGGCGATTATACCGAAATTCCTAAAAGATCAATCATTGCTATTTTAGGAGGACTGATTTACTTTTTATCTCCTATTGATGTAATTCCGGATTTTGTGCCGGTTCTGGGCTTTATTGATGATATTTATATCCTAAACCTGGTGTACAGACAAGTGATTAAAGACCTGGAGAAATATAAAGCCTGGAAAGATACCCAGGGAAAATTTATTGGTGATATAGATGGCTCAACCGCAACATAGTTTTCTAGATTGGATAGGCGAGCATCTTTTTACCTGCCCGTTTAGAGCCCATTTTGGATTCGATTGCCCAGGCTGTGGCTTTCAGCGTTCGGTACTGGCTTTATTTCGGGGCGACTTAATTGCATCATTTAAGTTTTATCCTGCAACAATTCCACTCATTTTTGTCATAGTATTTACCATTGTTCACCTCAAAGTCGATTTTAAGTTTGGGGCGCAGCTCATCAAAATCGTTTTTGCAGGAGTTGCAGTAATTATTTTAATCAATTACATTTACAAAATATACACTCACCAATTGATCTAAATACAGCTATGTCAGAAGAACAGGAAACTCCTCAGGAAAATAAACCGATTGATCTTTCAAACGATCCAAAACCAGAACCTGCGCCATTTCAGCCCTTGGGTAATGGGCCAGTAACCCCGCCACCCTTTCAACAACCGCCGCCAT
The nucleotide sequence above comes from Pedobacter riviphilus. Encoded proteins:
- the recJ gene encoding single-stranded-DNA-specific exonuclease RecJ; this encodes MEKRWVLASDCNDATVIKIAEQLNIDRSLAQILVQRNICDFDQAKDFFRPDLDHLHNPFLMKDMDVAIARIETALATQEKILIYGDYDVDGTTSVALAFSFFSQLTENIEYYIPDRYLEGYGISTAGIDYASENGFSLIIALDCGIKSVDKIDYANTLGVDFIICDHHLPGDVLPQAIAILDPKRSDCVYPFKELAGCGIGFKLAQAYAQKHQLPKETYLRYLDLVMVSIAADIVPVVGENRILAYYGLKKLNTNPCEGLRALMEVSGKTENYSITDVVFTLGPRINAAGRIDHAKHAVAMLLCQVDGNALEQSELINLKNTERKTYDQDITREALALIGESDILINKKTTVVFNENWHKGVIGIVASRLTEKYYRPTIVLTKSNGHVAGSCRSVVGFDLYEALSGCADLLDQYGGHKFAAGLTMQQHNVDAFAKKFEEIVSASITEELLTPMIRIDAEIELAQIDGKFYRVLSQMGPFGPENMAPIFVTHNVYLAQHAMAVGQNHLKINIKQQNSPIFEGIAFGLAEFQNLLQPKVPFSICYTLEENVWRDKKRLQLNIKGIKVN
- a CDS encoding YARHG domain-containing protein, coding for MKRILLLALFPFLMLSCRDTKKTNEQKKAVEVAQPEIHKELYGFWVGDFYTIDESEYEGDMSDAVKKLNINIKKITKDTVIAQSVVSGNSRPLLGKLSDDGGKITFVLDEPGSDKYDGKFEITLVGDTLIGKWNAYKTELKWPERQFKLVKKAFTYNANLMLPSESSYVDWSDHKMIKRVDTAEDGKIDTLEANAFYRSASDQIFKLNASTTMLKEEDVKNLRKLDLQIIKNTIFARHGYAFKKQTFRNFFDPVEWYVPVKNNVDNDLTSIENKNIKLLDRFTKYAEDNYDAFGR
- a CDS encoding YkvA family protein, producing MKLNREKILGFFKKSQSKASVILSDKTKASNTIKDALGKAVTNKGDLEGVWAKLVLLFAVSKDYVNGDYTEIPKRSIIAILGGLIYFLSPIDVIPDFVPVLGFIDDIYILNLVYRQVIKDLEKYKAWKDTQGKFIGDIDGSTAT
- the lptB gene encoding LPS export ABC transporter ATP-binding protein — its product is MILRAENLVKKYKQRTVVNNVSFNVSQGEIVGLLGPNGAGKTTSFYMIVGLIKPNEGRIFLEEEDITEDPMYRRAQKGIGYLAQEASVFRKLTVEDNILAILEMSKLTKEEQRDKLEELINEFSLHKVRKNRGDLLSGGERRRTEIARALAANPNFILLDEPFAGVDPIAVEEIQSIVAKLKHKNIGILITDHNVQETLSITDRAYLLFEGKILEQGVPEVLAENEMVRKVYLGSNFVLKRKKFDV
- a CDS encoding GH3 auxin-responsive promoter family protein; protein product: MAIVNSIFTWLMKKRIHQIELFMKYPYDVQEEWFHNLIDSAENTEWGKLYDYKTILTPQQYKERVPIQNYDTLKPYIERMLNGEQNILWPSDIKWFAKSSGTTSDRSKFIPVSPESLEECHFKGGKDMLSIYCNNRPDNQMFTGKGLVLGGSHQVNQLNEDCFYGDLSAVLIKNLPIWAEYYRTPDMSIALMDNYEIKMDRMAEATITENVTSISGVPTWTMVLAKKVLELTGKQNLLEVWPNLELYIHGAVNFAPYREQFKQLIPSAEMYYLETYNASEGFFGIQDQDNSEEMLLMLDYGIFYEFVPMEYICEENPKALLLGEVELHKNYAIVISTNGGLWRYMIGDTIQFTSLSPYRIKITGRTKHFINAFGEEVIIDNAEQALTKACQETGAEIKDYTAGPIYFKDEKAGGHEWIIEFDKQPNDFEKFVDVMDQTLREVNSDYDAKRFKDMALARPKVHNAPANTFYNWLKAKDKLGGQHKVPRLANERKYVDDILEMMKSS
- a CDS encoding DUF2306 domain-containing protein, which gives rise to MKSFSYKRVAWLLFFAYFFILMVQITLRYIPLNSEVSFLQIKQTEVSGIKAYLPIFYIHVYSAIFVLLAGFTQFNPKILAKYPKVHKWLGYLYAGFVLLLAAPSGVFIGWFANGGLIAKTSFVILGVLWFWFTLKAVLLILKRKISDHKKFMYRSFALATSAITLRLWKVILVYLFHPAPMDVYQIIAWLGWIPNLLIAEWLIKRKII